A genomic stretch from Natronogracilivirga saccharolytica includes:
- a CDS encoding glycoside hydrolase family 30 protein, with translation MKAENNVFTRLLLFPAALLAAASWLTVSCQNESPSMDASVWITSADKSFLFEEQEQKISFSEINTQRGDGDITEIALNPEQTYQEMDGFGYTLTGGSALWLSEMSDQARSELLRELFTTDEQGIGVSYLRVSIGASDLDPHVFSYSDLEKGETDTEMEHFTLDPDRKYLIPMLKEILELAPDIPILGSPWSPPVWMKSNQHSIGGSLLPEFYDAYALYFVRYVQKMKKEGIRIDAITVQNEPLHPGNNPSLLMKADEQAEFIKNHLGPAFEEHDIDTKIIIYDHNLDRIDYPLDVLGDAEAAQYVDGTAFHLYGGEIESMSKVHEQYPEKKLYFTEQWVGANSEFSENLPWHMQNLMIGAPRNWSRNVLQWNMVSNPDLEPHTDGGCTLCLGAITIDGDEVTRNDAYYFIAHASKFVHPGSVRIYSTDTEELPNVAFRRPDGGTVLIMYNPAETVSEFRLTSEGKSALAEIPPQSAATIVWGIK, from the coding sequence ATGAAGGCTGAAAATAACGTATTTACAAGACTGCTTTTGTTTCCGGCGGCGCTGCTTGCAGCAGCAAGCTGGCTGACCGTTTCCTGCCAGAATGAAAGTCCGTCCATGGACGCATCTGTTTGGATAACAAGTGCTGACAAGTCTTTTTTATTTGAGGAGCAGGAACAAAAGATCTCGTTTTCGGAAATTAATACGCAGAGGGGGGATGGTGATATCACCGAAATTGCCTTGAATCCGGAGCAGACCTATCAGGAAATGGATGGTTTCGGTTATACCTTAACTGGTGGAAGTGCATTATGGCTCTCTGAAATGAGTGATCAGGCCCGGTCTGAGCTGCTGAGAGAATTATTTACTACTGATGAGCAGGGAATTGGTGTCAGTTATTTGCGGGTGAGTATCGGTGCTTCTGATCTCGATCCGCATGTTTTTTCCTACAGCGATCTTGAGAAGGGAGAAACGGATACGGAAATGGAGCACTTTACCCTGGACCCCGACCGCAAGTACCTGATTCCAATGCTGAAAGAAATTCTGGAGCTGGCACCTGACATCCCCATTTTGGGCTCACCCTGGTCGCCGCCGGTGTGGATGAAAAGCAATCAGCATTCAATTGGCGGAAGCCTGCTCCCGGAATTTTATGATGCCTATGCGCTTTATTTCGTGAGGTATGTTCAGAAAATGAAAAAGGAGGGGATCCGCATAGATGCCATCACCGTACAGAACGAGCCGCTCCATCCGGGAAACAACCCGAGCCTGCTGATGAAAGCGGATGAACAGGCTGAATTTATAAAGAATCATCTTGGTCCGGCTTTTGAAGAACATGACATTGATACAAAAATTATTATTTACGATCACAACCTTGACCGTATCGACTACCCTCTGGATGTCCTTGGTGATGCTGAGGCGGCTCAATATGTAGACGGAACGGCCTTTCATTTGTATGGCGGGGAAATTGAATCAATGAGCAAGGTGCACGAACAATACCCTGAGAAAAAGCTCTATTTTACAGAGCAATGGGTTGGTGCCAACAGTGAGTTTTCAGAGAACCTGCCCTGGCATATGCAAAATCTCATGATAGGCGCTCCCCGTAACTGGAGCAGGAATGTCCTGCAATGGAATATGGTTTCGAATCCGGATCTTGAGCCGCATACCGACGGTGGCTGCACACTATGTCTCGGGGCCATCACGATCGACGGCGATGAGGTGACCCGTAATGACGCCTATTATTTCATAGCACATGCCTCAAAATTCGTGCATCCGGGATCGGTGCGGATTTACTCCACTGATACTGAGGAACTGCCCAATGTAGCATTCA
- a CDS encoding RNA polymerase sigma-70 factor, translating to MARGDSDKLFTRIRNDDAEAFRMLFDQWYASLCQHAITFVRDKQCAEDIVQDLFITLWNNRKSISITVSVRSYLFRSTRNRSLNYLRDNRRFNLDRLDLEDDMPGDETEPELEADEHDQAMRSLHGLALQAIRELPERCRLIFNMSRNTELTNKEIAQKLGLSEKTVENQITIALKKLRMNLGPHLDKILIITCSVLLHLFQFV from the coding sequence ATGGCTCGCGGAGACTCAGATAAGCTCTTTACCCGTATACGAAATGATGACGCTGAGGCATTCCGGATGCTGTTTGACCAGTGGTATGCTTCGCTTTGCCAGCATGCCATTACCTTTGTCCGGGATAAGCAATGTGCCGAGGATATAGTTCAGGATCTTTTTATCACACTCTGGAATAACCGGAAAAGCATATCCATAACTGTTTCTGTCAGGAGTTATCTATTTCGCTCCACGCGCAACCGAAGCCTTAATTATTTAAGAGACAACCGGCGGTTTAATCTGGATCGCCTTGATTTGGAGGATGACATGCCGGGAGATGAAACGGAACCGGAACTTGAAGCCGACGAACACGATCAGGCAATGCGCAGCCTTCACGGTCTGGCGTTGCAGGCGATCAGGGAATTGCCGGAACGATGCCGCTTGATATTCAATATGAGCCGGAATACCGAACTGACGAATAAAGAAATTGCTCAAAAGCTCGGCCTGTCTGAAAAAACCGTTGAAAACCAAATAACGATAGCATTGAAGAAGCTTCGGATGAACCTTGGTCCGCACCTGGACAAAATTTTAATAATAACATGCAGTGTGCTGCTGCATCTGTTTCAGTTTGTATGA
- a CDS encoding T9SS type A sorting domain-containing protein translates to MKNVYKFTLLVSFSLFLTGAALGQDNVLQGADMENEDYWNVTLVGGSEADHPEYEFNYTDATPAHGDGGALRVASVTPHGSILFWQEVTLEGGKTYSFDGAFKDHGGLDNFWGEIAISDRVPEAGEDWGEGIAFSGFNTWDGCGPGVDGTFTEDGCVGDGIFTVEGEGEQNLIFGMKFGIWDGEMDFLVDNVLLVVTDDAVYHDVTFNVDMSGADGFNPDNHVVYVSGSMAGWAEPGSVEDYRMEIVEDGSDYHTLTIPILEGEIEYKYFWVAEGETGWSGEEWAGDPNRQLMVTGDTETNDVFGDQPPQDTGADQISERPVAVSLNQNYPNPFNPTTTISFDIPEESGIVSLKVYNALGQKVATLVNESLSSGSHTVTFDAGSLSSGIYIYQLHTGNGVVSRTMTLLK, encoded by the coding sequence ATGAAAAATGTATACAAGTTCACGCTTCTTGTTTCCTTTTCGCTTTTCCTGACAGGAGCGGCACTGGGACAGGATAATGTTCTCCAGGGAGCAGATATGGAGAATGAAGATTATTGGAATGTTACGCTTGTGGGAGGATCCGAGGCAGATCATCCCGAGTATGAGTTCAATTACACGGATGCCACACCCGCTCACGGTGATGGCGGCGCCCTGCGTGTCGCCTCGGTTACTCCTCACGGCAGCATCCTGTTCTGGCAGGAGGTAACTCTGGAAGGCGGTAAAACCTATTCCTTCGATGGCGCTTTCAAAGATCATGGGGGACTGGATAATTTCTGGGGTGAAATCGCCATATCTGACCGGGTTCCTGAAGCCGGGGAAGACTGGGGAGAAGGTATTGCCTTTTCCGGATTCAATACCTGGGATGGCTGCGGCCCCGGAGTTGACGGTACTTTCACAGAAGACGGATGCGTTGGTGACGGCATATTTACTGTTGAAGGTGAAGGAGAACAAAATCTCATTTTTGGCATGAAGTTTGGCATATGGGATGGTGAAATGGATTTTTTGGTTGACAATGTCTTACTTGTTGTCACCGACGATGCCGTGTACCATGATGTGACCTTTAATGTGGATATGTCCGGTGCCGACGGCTTCAATCCCGATAATCATGTCGTTTACGTATCCGGCAGCATGGCAGGCTGGGCAGAGCCCGGTTCAGTTGAAGATTACAGAATGGAAATAGTAGAAGATGGTTCTGACTATCACACATTGACCATTCCGATTCTCGAGGGAGAAATTGAATACAAATACTTCTGGGTTGCAGAAGGCGAAACCGGCTGGAGCGGTGAAGAATGGGCGGGTGACCCTAACCGCCAGCTCATGGTTACTGGGGATACCGAAACCAATGACGTTTTCGGAGATCAGCCGCCTCAGGATACCGGTGCTGATCAGATCTCAGAAAGGCCTGTGGCAGTCAGCCTGAATCAAAATTATCCGAACCCCTTCAATCCGACTACCACCATCTCATTTGACATTCCTGAAGAATCCGGTATCGTCAGTCTGAAGGTTTACAATGCACTCGGTCAGAAGGTTGCCACACTGGTGAACGAGTCACTCAGCTCCGGTTCACATACGGTGACCTTTGATGCCGGCTCGCTTTCAAGCGGTATCTATATTTACCAACTTCATACCGGAAACGGTGTCGTATCACGAACCATGACACTGTTGAAGTAG
- a CDS encoding Smr/MutS family protein — MAKLKLDLHDIYNKGHLIDQELNNIIEEAVEKKIKTVEIIPGKGSGQLKKRVLKFLEQPEIKSQYHRIDKDSKNHGRIFVYFKK; from the coding sequence ATGGCCAAACTCAAACTTGACCTGCACGATATTTACAACAAGGGGCACCTGATCGATCAGGAACTGAATAATATTATTGAAGAGGCTGTTGAGAAGAAGATCAAGACAGTGGAAATCATCCCCGGCAAAGGCAGCGGCCAGCTGAAAAAACGTGTGCTTAAATTTCTGGAGCAGCCGGAAATCAAATCTCAGTACCACCGGATCGACAAAGACAGCAAAAATCACGGACGGATTTTTGTCTATTTCAAAAAATAG
- a CDS encoding TrpB-like pyridoxal phosphate-dependent enzyme, with translation MESRKIFLNESEKPTHWYNIAADMPNKPQPPLNPATRKPAGPDDLSPIFPMGLIQQEVSTEKMIEIPDEVQDIYNIWRPSPLYRARGLEKALDAPVKIYYKYEGVSPSGSHKPNTAVAQAYYNKQEGVKKVITETGAGQWGTALAFACTQLGLDCEVYMVRISYDQKPYRKIMMNTFGADVFPSPSNRTQAGRNVLAEDPGSSGSLGIAISEAIEMALKDETNKYALGSVLNHVLLHQTVIGQEAEKQLEIAGDYPDVIIAPLGGGSNFAGISFPFIGKNITEGKNTRCIAVEPASCPKLTQGEFLYDHGDSAGYTPLLPMYTLGHNFRPAAIHAGGLRYHGASVLCSQLLKDNLIEAVALQQLECFRAGITFAQSEGIIAAPEATHAVAQVIREAEQAKKEGTQKTILFNMCGHGFVDMKAYEDYFEGVLSDHTFSDNELKTGLEEIRGLQP, from the coding sequence ATGGAAAGCAGAAAGATATTTCTGAACGAATCAGAAAAACCGACACACTGGTATAACATCGCGGCAGACATGCCAAACAAGCCGCAGCCACCGCTGAATCCTGCCACCAGAAAGCCGGCGGGACCCGATGACCTTTCTCCCATTTTTCCAATGGGACTCATCCAGCAGGAGGTCTCAACCGAAAAAATGATTGAAATTCCGGATGAGGTGCAGGATATCTACAATATCTGGCGTCCGTCGCCTCTGTATCGTGCACGCGGACTCGAGAAGGCACTCGATGCACCCGTAAAAATTTACTACAAGTACGAAGGTGTCAGCCCGAGCGGATCTCACAAACCGAACACCGCTGTTGCCCAGGCCTATTACAACAAGCAGGAGGGCGTCAAAAAAGTGATCACAGAGACCGGCGCCGGACAATGGGGCACGGCTCTCGCCTTTGCCTGCACACAACTCGGACTGGATTGTGAAGTGTACATGGTACGGATCAGCTATGATCAGAAGCCGTACCGCAAGATTATGATGAATACCTTCGGGGCGGATGTATTTCCGTCGCCGAGCAACCGTACTCAGGCGGGCCGCAACGTGCTGGCTGAAGATCCCGGGTCATCCGGTAGTCTTGGAATTGCCATTTCGGAGGCCATCGAAATGGCTCTGAAGGATGAAACCAACAAATATGCACTGGGTTCGGTGCTGAACCATGTACTTCTCCATCAGACGGTCATCGGGCAGGAAGCGGAAAAGCAGCTTGAAATCGCCGGTGACTATCCGGATGTCATCATCGCACCGCTTGGAGGCGGGTCGAATTTTGCCGGAATCTCATTTCCCTTTATTGGCAAAAACATCACCGAAGGTAAAAATACAAGGTGCATCGCCGTAGAACCGGCATCCTGCCCCAAGCTTACGCAGGGCGAATTTCTCTATGATCATGGCGACTCTGCCGGGTACACCCCCTTGCTGCCCATGTACACTCTCGGTCATAATTTTCGTCCGGCTGCCATCCATGCCGGAGGTTTGCGTTATCATGGCGCAAGTGTCCTCTGCAGCCAGCTGCTAAAGGATAATTTGATCGAAGCCGTTGCTCTGCAGCAGCTTGAGTGTTTCCGGGCCGGCATTACATTCGCACAGTCAGAGGGAATCATTGCGGCACCGGAAGCGACTCACGCCGTAGCCCAGGTCATCCGCGAAGCGGAACAGGCCAAAAAAGAAGGAACGCAGAAGACCATCCTGTTCAACATGTGCGGACACGGATTTGTCGACATGAAAGCGTACGAGGATTATTTTGAGGGCGTTCTTTCCGACCACACATTCAGTGACAATGAGCTGAAGACCGGGCTTGAAGAAATTCGCGGATTGCAGCCTTAG
- a CDS encoding YtoQ family protein, translating into MNWTIYLAGEIHSDWRTQLIEMINERNMPVLCTGPAIDHEASDNCGVAILGEEESSFWKDRKGAGINAIRNRTLIKQADVVVVKFGETYRQWNAAFDAGYAAALGKPVITVHPEELDHALKEVDEAANAVAREPGQVVEIMQYVLTGKLP; encoded by the coding sequence ATGAACTGGACCATCTATCTCGCCGGTGAAATTCATTCTGACTGGCGCACGCAACTCATTGAAATGATCAACGAGCGCAACATGCCTGTACTGTGCACGGGTCCTGCTATTGACCATGAAGCCAGCGACAATTGCGGTGTGGCCATTCTGGGCGAAGAGGAATCTTCCTTCTGGAAAGACCGCAAGGGTGCCGGCATCAACGCCATCCGCAACCGGACGCTCATAAAGCAGGCCGATGTTGTTGTTGTCAAGTTCGGCGAAACGTACCGCCAATGGAATGCTGCTTTTGATGCCGGTTATGCAGCCGCACTGGGCAAACCGGTAATAACTGTTCATCCCGAGGAACTCGATCACGCATTGAAAGAGGTCGATGAAGCGGCCAACGCGGTGGCCCGCGAACCCGGGCAGGTTGTGGAAATCATGCAGTATGTACTCACCGGAAAACTTCCTTGA
- a CDS encoding M13 family metallopeptidase has product MVTDIRSIALITSVFILLSGCSPETADSIESESREDTEEQPEENRPEDLIPDASELGSGINRENMDPEVPPHDNFYRFVNGRWLEETEIPSDRSRWGSFDELRETAEQQVLEIITELAEEEAEFGSDNQKIGDMFRSFKDTVRIEEAGLSPLEEEFQNIDTLSSHQGLLAFWGHYQPYRFGAPFSVSVAQDLKKSDQYITYSGQSGLGLPDRDFYLNDDERSQQLLQQYKNYISRIWDAARWEGGEEAAERILDLETSIAEIHWTRVENRDRQATYNKKSLDELTELAPAIDWKLFLDQAQLDEIDEIVVRQPSYLENLSELWQEIDLEDWKTYLRFHLIRQAASNLSSEFADAHFDFYGRVLSGQPEQRSRERRAVSATESALGFLVGKKYIDRHFPEEASARMDEMIDNLTVAFEESIKELEWMTDETKEEALNKLDNFNAKIGYPEVWRDYDCVEIQPDDLMGNMRRAAVCEYERNIGRLGEEVDPEEWGMTPQTVNAYYSVSLNEIVFPAGILQPPFFDVEAEDAVNYGGIGAVIGHEITHGFDDQGRRSDGDGNLRDWWTDEDEEQFEKRAQLMIDQYNEYNPVDDMNINGALALGENIADLGGVNVAYRAYMNSLDGEESPVIDGFTGEQRFFMGWGQVWRIKFRDEALRQQLMTGPHSPGKYRVIGVLSNMPEFYEAFDVSPGDEMYREEEKRVRIW; this is encoded by the coding sequence ATGGTAACAGATATTAGAAGTATAGCACTGATCACATCTGTTTTTATCCTGCTCAGCGGATGCAGCCCTGAAACGGCTGATTCTATCGAGTCAGAGTCCCGGGAAGATACCGAAGAGCAGCCGGAAGAAAACCGGCCGGAGGACCTGATTCCCGATGCATCCGAGCTTGGCTCCGGCATCAACCGGGAAAACATGGATCCGGAGGTTCCGCCCCATGATAATTTCTACCGCTTTGTCAATGGCCGTTGGCTCGAAGAAACCGAAATCCCGTCAGACAGATCCCGCTGGGGCAGTTTTGACGAACTCCGGGAAACGGCGGAGCAGCAGGTTCTGGAAATCATAACCGAACTTGCAGAAGAAGAGGCTGAATTCGGATCCGACAATCAGAAAATCGGTGACATGTTCCGCTCATTCAAAGATACCGTCAGAATTGAAGAAGCCGGTTTGTCACCGCTTGAAGAGGAGTTTCAAAATATTGATACCCTCTCCTCACATCAGGGCTTGCTCGCATTCTGGGGACACTATCAGCCCTACCGTTTTGGCGCACCCTTTTCGGTTTCGGTCGCACAGGACCTGAAGAAATCCGATCAGTACATAACCTATTCCGGACAGTCGGGCCTCGGTCTGCCTGATCGCGATTTTTACCTTAACGATGACGAGCGGTCGCAGCAGTTGCTGCAGCAGTACAAAAACTATATTTCCAGAATCTGGGATGCTGCCCGATGGGAAGGCGGAGAAGAAGCGGCTGAACGCATTCTTGACCTGGAGACGAGCATTGCCGAAATTCACTGGACCAGAGTGGAAAACCGGGACCGGCAGGCCACCTACAACAAGAAGAGCCTGGATGAACTAACCGAACTGGCCCCTGCGATTGACTGGAAGCTGTTCCTCGATCAGGCTCAGCTGGATGAAATCGACGAAATTGTGGTTCGCCAGCCCAGCTATCTCGAAAACCTTTCCGAACTGTGGCAGGAAATCGATCTCGAAGACTGGAAAACCTATCTCAGGTTCCATCTCATCCGGCAAGCTGCCTCCAATCTGAGCAGTGAGTTTGCAGATGCCCATTTCGATTTCTACGGCCGTGTTCTGAGTGGTCAGCCTGAGCAGCGAAGCAGGGAGCGCCGGGCAGTATCGGCAACGGAAAGCGCCCTTGGCTTTCTTGTCGGTAAAAAGTACATCGACCGTCACTTTCCTGAAGAGGCCAGTGCGCGGATGGATGAAATGATCGATAACCTGACGGTGGCTTTTGAAGAGTCGATCAAAGAGCTTGAATGGATGACCGACGAAACCAAAGAAGAGGCCCTCAACAAACTGGATAACTTCAATGCCAAAATCGGCTATCCGGAAGTCTGGCGGGATTATGATTGTGTCGAGATTCAGCCCGATGATCTGATGGGCAATATGCGTCGTGCAGCGGTTTGTGAATACGAGCGTAACATCGGCCGTCTCGGCGAGGAAGTGGATCCCGAAGAGTGGGGTATGACACCTCAGACGGTCAATGCCTATTATAGTGTATCACTCAACGAAATTGTCTTCCCGGCTGGAATTCTGCAGCCACCGTTTTTCGATGTGGAAGCGGAAGATGCAGTCAATTATGGCGGCATCGGAGCTGTCATCGGACACGAAATTACTCATGGGTTTGACGATCAGGGCCGGCGGTCTGACGGCGACGGCAACCTGCGTGACTGGTGGACCGACGAGGATGAAGAGCAGTTTGAAAAACGAGCCCAGTTGATGATCGATCAGTACAATGAATATAATCCGGTCGATGACATGAATATCAATGGTGCGCTTGCCCTTGGAGAGAACATTGCCGATCTGGGCGGTGTCAATGTCGCCTATCGTGCCTACATGAATTCTCTGGATGGTGAAGAATCGCCCGTCATTGACGGTTTCACCGGTGAACAGCGGTTCTTCATGGGCTGGGGACAAGTCTGGCGGATCAAGTTCCGGGACGAAGCCCTTCGCCAGCAGCTTATGACCGGCCCCCATTCCCCCGGCAAATACCGGGTCATCGGGGTACTGTCCAACATGCCGGAGTTCTATGAAGCCTTTGATGTCTCCCCGGGCGATGAAATGTACCGTGAAGAGGAAAAGCGGGTCCGGATCTGGTAA
- a CDS encoding sodium:solute symporter — protein MPDFSLHTLDLVSIGIYLLIIIAIGFYVSRRVKDSTDYFLAGRSLTWSLIGFSLLASNMSSTSIIGMAGSAFNTGISVYNYEWMAAVLMVLFAVFILPIYLRNRIFTMPEFLERRFDHRSRYYFSAFTIFGNIFIDTAGALYAGALVVSLLYPEIPFIYSVVILAVLAGLYTIAGGLRAVIYTDLLQAVLLLAGCTAVSILALGEIGSWQTVREQTDPQMLSLIQPADDDFLPWPGIIVGVPLLGFYFWCTNQFMVQRVLGARSVDHGRWGAIFAGLLKVPALFIMVLPGIFALHLYPELTAMEDFSPDMVFPVLLFDLLPVGLRGIILIALIAAIMSSIDSTLNSASTLVTMDFSKKIRPEWNQRQLLVAGRVTTFIFMVIAAAWAPVITQFPTLWEYLQSVLAYQSPPFVAVLLLGIFSVRMNRHGAFAGLIAGHLVSLALFLMIMVFEVIDIHFLYVAPIILISSLAVTAGWSLAGTAPERSSIASYIWTPETYRQETIELKNKPWYQNYRIQSILLLAVTFAIVIWFW, from the coding sequence ATGCCTGACTTTTCCCTGCACACACTCGATCTGGTCAGTATCGGGATCTACCTGCTGATTATTATTGCCATCGGGTTCTATGTGTCCCGTCGGGTCAAGGATTCCACCGACTATTTTCTGGCCGGACGGTCACTGACATGGTCGCTGATCGGCTTTTCCCTGCTGGCATCGAACATGTCCAGCACCAGCATTATTGGCATGGCAGGCAGTGCCTTCAACACGGGCATTTCGGTCTATAATTATGAATGGATGGCGGCGGTGCTGATGGTGCTGTTTGCAGTGTTCATCCTGCCGATTTATCTGCGCAACAGGATTTTCACAATGCCGGAATTCCTGGAGCGCCGTTTTGATCACCGCTCTCGCTATTATTTTTCTGCATTCACCATATTCGGCAACATTTTTATCGACACGGCAGGAGCCCTGTATGCCGGAGCGCTGGTAGTCTCGCTGCTCTATCCGGAAATCCCTTTCATCTACTCAGTGGTCATTCTGGCCGTGCTTGCCGGTCTGTACACAATTGCCGGCGGACTCCGTGCGGTAATTTATACCGATTTGCTGCAGGCGGTTTTGCTCCTGGCCGGATGCACAGCTGTCAGTATCCTTGCCCTCGGCGAAATCGGTTCCTGGCAAACGGTCAGGGAACAGACCGATCCGCAGATGCTCAGTCTTATTCAGCCTGCGGATGATGATTTCCTGCCCTGGCCCGGTATTATCGTCGGGGTTCCGCTGCTTGGTTTCTATTTCTGGTGTACCAACCAGTTCATGGTGCAGCGGGTGCTGGGAGCCCGTTCGGTTGACCACGGCCGTTGGGGAGCCATCTTCGCGGGCCTGTTAAAAGTGCCGGCGCTGTTCATCATGGTGCTGCCCGGGATATTTGCACTGCATCTGTACCCCGAACTGACGGCCATGGAAGACTTTTCGCCGGATATGGTATTCCCGGTGCTGCTTTTTGATCTGCTTCCGGTCGGGTTGCGCGGCATCATACTCATTGCCCTCATTGCCGCAATCATGTCGAGCATTGATTCAACGCTCAACTCCGCCTCGACACTCGTCACCATGGATTTTTCCAAAAAAATCAGGCCGGAATGGAATCAGAGGCAGCTTCTTGTCGCCGGCCGCGTTACCACGTTCATCTTCATGGTCATTGCGGCTGCCTGGGCTCCTGTCATTACGCAATTCCCGACACTTTGGGAGTACCTGCAATCCGTGCTTGCCTATCAGAGTCCCCCGTTTGTTGCGGTGCTCCTTCTGGGCATATTTTCCGTCCGGATGAACAGGCACGGTGCGTTTGCCGGACTCATAGCCGGACATCTGGTATCGCTGGCGCTATTCCTGATGATCATGGTCTTTGAAGTGATTGACATCCACTTTTTATATGTGGCTCCCATCATTCTGATCAGCTCGCTTGCGGTCACAGCAGGATGGAGTCTTGCCGGAACTGCACCCGAAAGATCGTCCATTGCATCATACATATGGACTCCGGAAACATACCGGCAGGAAACCATCGAACTGAAAAACAAACCATGGTACCAGAATTACCGCATCCAGTCGATTCTGCTTCTTGCAGTTACGTTTGCTATCGTAATCTGGTTCTGGTGA
- a CDS encoding DUF2237 family protein, translating to MKTGINIFGEPLKPCSNDPKTGFYRDGCCNTGDDDFGMHTVCAVVTDEFLEFSKKVGNDLSTPQPQWKFPGLKSGDHWCLCARRWLEAYSAGVAPKVDLEATHEKTLKVVPMNVLLKHAYKPRTD from the coding sequence ATGAAAACAGGCATCAACATATTCGGAGAACCGCTGAAACCGTGCAGTAATGATCCCAAAACCGGATTTTACCGGGACGGTTGCTGCAATACGGGCGATGATGATTTCGGAATGCATACGGTATGCGCCGTCGTTACCGATGAGTTTCTGGAGTTCAGCAAAAAGGTCGGCAATGATTTGTCAACACCGCAGCCCCAGTGGAAATTTCCCGGACTCAAGTCCGGAGACCATTGGTGCCTGTGCGCCAGACGCTGGCTCGAAGCCTACAGCGCCGGCGTTGCTCCGAAAGTGGACCTTGAAGCCACCCACGAAAAAACATTGAAAGTGGTGCCGATGAATGTGCTGCTGAAGCATGCATACAAGCCCCGGACTGATTAA
- the kbl gene encoding glycine C-acetyltransferase → MYGSLKDDLQKELDTIKKDGLYKTERVITSPQGAVISTDDGREVINFCANNYLGLSSHPDIIAAAKKTIDERGYGMSSVRFICGTQDIHRELEKKIADFVGMEDAILYAAAFDANGGVFEPLFGPDDAIISDQLNHASIIDGVRLTKSRRMVYRHNDMADLEDKLKEASDARHRIIVTDGVFSMDGTIAPLDKICDLADQYDALVMTDECHATGFVGKSGRGVHELLGVMDRVDIVTGTFGKALGGASGGFTAAHKEIIDLLRQRSRPYLFSNTLAPSIAGASIKALELIGETSELRDRLDENTRFFRSELTAAGFDIKKGRHPIVPVMLYDAKVAQTFAGELLDEGIYVIGFYYPVVPKGQARIRVQLSAVHEREHLERAISAFKKIGKKLGVIS, encoded by the coding sequence ATGTATGGTTCCTTGAAAGACGATCTTCAGAAAGAGCTTGACACCATCAAAAAAGATGGACTTTACAAAACAGAGAGAGTCATCACATCCCCGCAGGGTGCGGTTATCTCCACCGATGACGGCAGGGAAGTTATCAACTTCTGCGCCAACAATTACCTGGGGCTCTCCTCCCATCCCGATATCATTGCGGCAGCCAAAAAAACCATCGATGAACGCGGCTACGGCATGTCATCCGTCCGTTTCATATGCGGCACCCAGGACATCCACCGCGAACTGGAGAAAAAAATCGCAGACTTTGTAGGGATGGAAGATGCGATTCTCTATGCGGCGGCCTTTGACGCCAACGGAGGTGTTTTTGAGCCCTTGTTCGGACCCGATGACGCTATCATTTCCGATCAGCTCAACCACGCCTCCATAATCGACGGGGTCAGACTCACCAAATCGCGACGGATGGTCTACCGCCATAACGACATGGCAGATCTGGAAGACAAGCTCAAGGAAGCATCCGATGCGCGTCACCGCATCATTGTCACCGACGGTGTATTCTCCATGGACGGCACCATCGCACCGCTGGACAAGATTTGCGACCTCGCAGATCAATACGATGCCCTGGTTATGACGGATGAATGCCATGCCACCGGTTTTGTCGGTAAATCGGGACGCGGTGTCCATGAACTGCTTGGCGTGATGGACCGGGTCGATATTGTCACCGGAACATTCGGGAAAGCCCTTGGCGGTGCATCCGGCGGTTTTACCGCTGCCCACAAAGAAATTATTGATCTGCTTCGGCAGCGATCGCGTCCCTATCTGTTTTCAAATACCCTCGCCCCTTCCATTGCCGGCGCCTCCATCAAAGCGCTGGAACTGATCGGCGAAACCAGCGAGCTTCGCGACAGGCTGGATGAAAACACGCGTTTTTTCCGCTCGGAGCTCACAGCGGCCGGGTTCGATATCAAGAAAGGTCGTCACCCCATCGTACCGGTCATGCTGTACGATGCCAAAGTGGCTCAAACCTTTGCCGGTGAACTGTTGGATGAAGGCATCTATGTGATCGGTTTCTATTACCCGGTGGTCCCCAAAGGCCAGGCCCGGATCAGGGTTCAGCTTTCAGCCGTTCATGAGCGTGAACATCTGGAGCGCGCCATCAGCGCATTTAAAAAAATCGGTAAAAAACTTGGAGTCATATCGTGA